The Candidatus Thorarchaeota archaeon genome includes a window with the following:
- a CDS encoding transcriptional repressor has product MMPQKEDVARILRENGYRATSQRLAIYEALRIADSHPTVAEVHESVVEDHPTISLATVYKTLQIFTKVGLAREMALKEESTRYDLRKKSHINLICNKCGKIQDFFCENLRDINDAIEADTDFKVTGGSFEVYGICGGCQNTDY; this is encoded by the coding sequence ATGATGCCGCAGAAGGAAGATGTAGCAAGAATTCTCCGTGAGAACGGATACCGTGCTACGTCACAACGGTTGGCTATTTACGAAGCACTCCGTATTGCCGATTCACATCCCACTGTGGCCGAGGTTCACGAATCTGTGGTTGAGGACCATCCGACAATCAGCCTTGCTACAGTATACAAGACACTGCAAATCTTCACGAAAGTTGGTCTTGCTAGAGAGATGGCACTCAAAGAGGAATCGACAAGATACGATTTGCGAAAAAAGTCTCACATCAATCTAATCTGCAACAAGTGTGGGAAGATCCAGGACTTCTTCTGTGAGAATCTACGGGATATCAATGATGCAATAGAAGCAGACACCGATTTCAAGGTGACTGGTGGAAGCTTTGAGGTCTATGGAATCTGCGGAGGTTGCCAAAATACAGATTATTGA
- a CDS encoding peroxiredoxin — MKHEKEQEQRRMLLIGEEVPDFETDTTDGPIKFSKWAKDSWVILFSHPADFTPVCTTEFMAFTDIEPELTKRNVKLIGLSVDSNYSHIAWIRTIKEKMGVDVPFPIIEDLSMDVARKYGMIHPAQSGTSAVRAVFFIDPDFKLRALIYYPLSNGRNMQEILRVIDAFQTSDEHGVATPANWEPGEEVIVPPPKTKEQAEKRMAEGFDCKDWFFCKKKL; from the coding sequence ATGAAACACGAAAAAGAACAGGAACAACGGAGAATGCTGCTAATTGGTGAGGAGGTACCTGATTTTGAAACGGATACAACTGATGGCCCGATCAAGTTCAGCAAGTGGGCCAAAGACAGTTGGGTCATTCTCTTTTCACACCCAGCCGACTTCACACCGGTATGCACGACCGAATTTATGGCCTTCACTGACATTGAGCCAGAATTGACGAAGCGGAATGTGAAGCTTATCGGGCTAAGTGTGGACAGCAATTACAGTCACATTGCCTGGATCCGTACAATCAAGGAGAAGATGGGCGTTGATGTACCATTCCCCATCATCGAAGACCTCAGCATGGATGTAGCACGTAAATACGGCATGATACATCCGGCACAAAGTGGTACATCGGCAGTAAGAGCGGTTTTCTTCATTGATCCCGATTTCAAGCTGCGCGCGCTGATATACTACCCGCTTAGCAATGGCCGAAACATGCAAGAGATCCTACGTGTGATCGATGCATTTCAGACCAGCGACGAACATGGTGTTGCTACTCCGGCGAATTGGGAGCCTGGTGAAGAGGTCATTGTGCCACCACCCAAGACAAAAGAGCAGGCAGAGAAGCGCATGGCCGAAGGATTCGATTGCAAAGACTGGTTCTTCTGCAAGAAGAAGCTGTAG
- a CDS encoding class I SAM-dependent methyltransferase family protein: MEERRPYVKVPVQSGERVRSTLADAGLLDNDYHIVRIEDKLYLPLFTGTSKDDVEETIDLGDYEFGTRKFESVVEGPRSLEEALADELDSEELELLPRAYDLVGDIAVLEIPEELKDYDELIGHAFLSIYPHFSTVLAKEGAISGVKRTRSYKVLAGKKKTSTVHTEYGIDIAVDLSKAYFSPRLLEEHRRVAEQVHDDELVVDMFTGVGPFALHIAKRTTARIVAIDINRDAIELLEKSISLNRLKGDIECVATNAEEYVQSHFHKDVDRVIMNHPSAADDYVGVASNALKPGGILHYYDFISEPEPDKKAHDKIMRLIKESHREIDEILKIRRVRDSAPYEYQMAVDVRLI, encoded by the coding sequence ATGGAAGAGCGAAGGCCCTACGTCAAAGTGCCTGTACAATCGGGTGAAAGAGTACGTAGCACATTAGCAGATGCGGGATTATTGGATAACGATTACCATATAGTTCGGATTGAAGACAAGCTCTATCTTCCGCTTTTCACCGGCACGTCAAAAGACGACGTTGAAGAGACTATTGACCTAGGCGATTACGAATTCGGCACGAGGAAATTCGAATCGGTTGTAGAGGGCCCACGGAGTTTGGAAGAAGCCCTAGCGGACGAACTAGATTCGGAAGAGCTTGAATTGCTTCCTCGAGCCTATGATTTGGTTGGAGATATTGCAGTCCTGGAGATACCCGAAGAGCTAAAGGATTATGACGAGCTAATTGGCCACGCCTTCCTGTCAATCTACCCGCACTTTTCTACGGTCCTCGCAAAGGAAGGGGCCATTTCCGGGGTCAAAAGGACACGTTCATACAAGGTTCTCGCAGGAAAGAAGAAGACCTCAACGGTTCACACTGAATATGGGATTGATATCGCTGTAGACCTTTCCAAGGCCTATTTCAGTCCCCGGCTTCTTGAAGAACATCGAAGAGTTGCAGAGCAAGTTCATGACGACGAACTCGTTGTGGATATGTTCACGGGCGTCGGTCCCTTTGCTCTTCATATCGCGAAACGGACCACAGCAAGAATCGTAGCCATTGACATTAATCGTGACGCAATCGAGCTTCTTGAGAAGAGTATTAGTCTCAACCGATTGAAAGGGGACATAGAATGCGTCGCGACTAATGCGGAGGAATATGTTCAATCACATTTCCACAAGGATGTTGATCGAGTTATTATGAATCATCCATCTGCAGCAGATGATTATGTAGGTGTTGCTTCAAATGCATTGAAACCGGGTGGTATCCTCCATTACTATGATTTCATATCTGAGCCGGAGCCAGACAAAAAAGCACATGACAAGATTATGCGGCTAATCAAGGAATCACATCGTGAAATTGATGAAATCCTCAAAATCCGAAGGGTTAGAGATAGCGCGCCATACGAGTATCAAATGGCTGTTGATGTAAGGCTCATTTGA
- a CDS encoding DUF371 domain-containing protein, with protein MLRVSFVAHGHKNIVGKHDSTLELTTENQLTRRGTCIFGVDAELALSELSSDIKSAVKSSETVIELRMTVEGHTETVIGHGAQGLTYADSTSMVARTSNYQCDRTLMISANKAASDLNRAFITKLQNPDALLQCVLTFK; from the coding sequence ATGCTCAGAGTATCATTTGTTGCTCATGGCCACAAGAATATTGTTGGTAAACACGATTCAACCCTTGAATTAACAACTGAAAACCAGTTGACCCGCCGAGGTACGTGTATTTTTGGCGTAGATGCGGAATTGGCCCTTTCAGAGTTGAGTTCAGATATCAAATCTGCAGTAAAGTCAAGTGAGACAGTAATTGAGCTTAGAATGACTGTTGAAGGACACACCGAGACTGTAATAGGGCATGGAGCCCAAGGTCTAACGTATGCTGATAGCACAAGTATGGTGGCTAGAACGAGCAATTATCAATGTGATAGGACTTTGATGATTTCTGCTAACAAGGCAGCTTCTGATTTGAATCGGGCCTTCATAACCAAGCTACAGAATCCGGATGCGCTGTTACAATGTGTTCTGACATTCAAATGA
- a CDS encoding protein-L-isoaspartate(D-aspartate) O-methyltransferase has protein sequence MPEDNLQKQKERLIKRLKRGGYLETQSVERAFREVPRSQFLQPDHEDAAYRDTPQPISHGQTISAPHMCVIMCEKLDLKEGLKVLEVGAGSGYHAALCAELVAPEGTKNPGHVYTVEIVEHLIDFAESNLKRAGYMDRVTLIHGDGAKGLPDEAPFDRILVTAAAPSIPDPLTNQLDKGGKMLIPVGGRGFFQELIKVKKNQDGDISKEKWGGVAFVPLTGEFGV, from the coding sequence ATGCCTGAAGATAATCTGCAGAAACAGAAAGAGCGCCTCATTAAACGGTTGAAAAGAGGGGGGTATTTGGAGACACAATCTGTCGAAAGAGCATTCAGAGAAGTGCCCCGGTCACAATTTCTTCAACCAGATCATGAGGATGCAGCATATCGAGATACCCCCCAACCAATATCACATGGACAGACCATATCGGCACCACATATGTGTGTGATAATGTGTGAAAAACTAGATCTTAAGGAGGGTTTGAAAGTCCTAGAGGTTGGCGCTGGCTCAGGCTACCATGCAGCATTATGTGCAGAATTAGTTGCCCCCGAAGGTACAAAAAATCCAGGTCATGTATACACAGTCGAAATTGTAGAGCATCTGATAGACTTTGCAGAGAGTAATCTAAAACGAGCGGGATACATGGATCGGGTAACACTGATACATGGGGATGGCGCGAAAGGGCTTCCTGATGAAGCTCCTTTTGATAGAATATTGGTAACAGCTGCAGCACCCAGTATTCCGGACCCTCTGACTAATCAATTGGATAAAGGTGGTAAGATGCTGATACCAGTAGGAGGAAGAGGGTTCTTTCAAGAACTCATCAAAGTTAAGAAGAATCAAGATGGAGATATATCCAAAGAGAAATGGGGTGGGGTTGCGTTTGTACCACTTACAGGCGAGTTTGGGGTCTAA
- a CDS encoding CTP-dependent riboflavin kinase, translating into MISPDNWFTIYTLAKAGAIHRKCSITTSELGTRLDVSQQTASRRLTTCVEEGLVNRTHTASGMLVKITERGRKELLDVLNGLEVAFAPPSEDIVIEGEVVDGIGEGAYYVDMYAPRFKKALGFEPYSGTLNVRITGEMSRQAIKRMKHSTPLVVPGFSHKDRTFGDVICYRARIENRIEGAIVIAQRTHHSPDILEVIAPVKLRDALDLEDDDEIELRVVPLHKAT; encoded by the coding sequence ATGATTTCCCCAGACAATTGGTTCACAATCTACACATTGGCAAAAGCCGGCGCAATTCACAGAAAATGTAGTATAACAACAAGTGAACTGGGAACCCGACTTGATGTTAGCCAACAAACTGCTTCCAGAAGGCTAACCACGTGTGTTGAGGAGGGCCTAGTTAACCGGACTCATACCGCCAGTGGAATGCTCGTGAAGATAACTGAACGCGGAAGAAAAGAACTACTGGATGTACTGAATGGACTAGAGGTAGCTTTTGCTCCACCATCCGAAGATATTGTTATAGAGGGCGAGGTTGTAGATGGTATTGGTGAAGGAGCATACTATGTTGATATGTATGCCCCTCGGTTCAAAAAGGCACTGGGATTCGAACCGTATTCAGGGACATTGAATGTGAGAATAACTGGGGAAATGTCTCGACAGGCAATCAAGCGAATGAAACATAGTACCCCTTTAGTAGTTCCCGGATTCAGTCATAAAGACCGTACTTTTGGTGATGTTATCTGTTATCGCGCGCGGATAGAGAATCGTATCGAGGGAGCAATCGTCATTGCCCAGCGGACCCATCATAGTCCTGATATACTTGAAGTCATTGCACCTGTGAAACTCAGAGATGCTCTAGACCTAGAGGACGACGACGAAATCGAACTCCGTGTGGTTCCTCTGCATAAAGCCACGTAA
- a CDS encoding endonuclease V: protein MSTSWQIFGSGWATKSDLIDKKKEAARAEQKELAKQVLKQDIPPLDDDGLVTGVDVSYVDDTAVGAAVTMDSSDRTVIKKRTLIIPCEFPYVPGYFHLREGPALISLLNECEDTGPVLVDANGVLHPRRCGLASYVGLKSNKQTIGVAKSLLLGDLSPRRDDISFIKDDDETVGAAVWLGTRKPVYVSIGHRITLETAVKIVTTIGQSGKPEPIVQADRESRRVADRLKGAVKE from the coding sequence TTGTCGACGAGCTGGCAGATTTTCGGGAGTGGATGGGCAACGAAAAGTGACCTGATAGACAAGAAAAAAGAGGCGGCAAGGGCGGAACAGAAAGAACTGGCGAAACAAGTCCTAAAACAGGATATACCCCCTCTTGATGATGACGGGCTTGTTACAGGGGTAGACGTCTCGTATGTTGATGATACAGCAGTTGGGGCCGCTGTCACTATGGATTCTTCCGATAGGACGGTCATCAAGAAACGGACACTGATAATTCCATGTGAATTCCCTTACGTCCCGGGTTACTTCCATCTTCGGGAAGGGCCTGCTTTGATATCCTTACTCAATGAATGTGAGGACACAGGCCCTGTACTAGTTGATGCCAATGGTGTTCTACATCCTCGGCGTTGTGGTTTGGCTTCCTACGTAGGGCTAAAAAGCAACAAGCAGACAATAGGTGTAGCCAAGAGCCTTCTATTAGGAGACCTTAGCCCCCGTCGAGATGACATTTCATTCATAAAAGATGATGATGAAACGGTGGGTGCAGCTGTTTGGTTAGGAACCAGAAAGCCGGTTTATGTTTCAATCGGGCATAGGATAACACTTGAAACGGCAGTGAAAATAGTCACTACAATAGGGCAGTCAGGCAAACCCGAACCCATAGTACAAGCGGACCGAGAATCTCGGAGAGTTGCTGATAGACTAAAAGGAGCGGTAAAGGAATGA
- the twy1 gene encoding 4-demethylwyosine synthase TYW1: protein MPKDLREKLNRQGYHLLGERGAFKACQWQQKSLLYGEYCYKQRFYGIESHRCLQMTPVVDKCTQNCQFCWRVTPDDVNVNWNQIAVDESEVLAPAKILAETKMANLRSLGGYNPQAGADVSQQMYNEAREPKHVAISLAGEPTMYPFLGDFIEEIDRNDMTSFVVTNGTMPEVLQEITLPTQLYITLAAPNEKTYRRLCRPSIRDGWERLMESQELLQSLDCRSVNRLTMVAGRNMHHPRLYAKLITAGEPDFVELKGYMHLGASRKRLSRRNSPSHQDIKAFAEKISALTGYYLLDEQVESRVVLLSRRKQIEKI from the coding sequence ATGCCTAAGGACCTTCGTGAAAAACTCAACCGGCAAGGCTATCATCTCCTAGGAGAGAGAGGGGCCTTCAAGGCCTGTCAATGGCAGCAGAAGAGCTTGCTTTACGGAGAATACTGTTACAAACAGAGATTCTATGGGATTGAAAGCCATCGTTGCCTGCAAATGACTCCCGTAGTTGACAAGTGTACTCAGAACTGCCAATTCTGCTGGCGTGTTACGCCCGATGATGTGAATGTGAACTGGAACCAAATTGCTGTGGATGAATCGGAAGTACTAGCTCCCGCAAAGATACTTGCCGAAACGAAAATGGCAAACCTGCGCTCGCTTGGTGGGTATAATCCTCAAGCAGGAGCTGATGTCTCTCAGCAGATGTACAATGAGGCACGTGAGCCGAAACATGTAGCGATTTCTTTGGCCGGCGAACCAACAATGTACCCTTTCCTTGGTGATTTCATAGAAGAAATTGATCGGAACGACATGACATCCTTTGTTGTAACAAACGGTACGATGCCTGAGGTCTTACAGGAAATCACACTACCAACCCAGCTCTATATCACTTTGGCTGCCCCTAATGAGAAAACCTACCGGCGACTATGTCGTCCGAGCATCAGAGACGGTTGGGAGCGGTTGATGGAGTCCCAAGAGCTCTTACAGTCCTTAGACTGCCGTTCTGTGAATAGATTGACGATGGTGGCAGGTCGCAATATGCATCATCCCCGATTGTATGCGAAACTAATCACTGCTGGAGAGCCTGATTTTGTTGAGCTCAAGGGTTACATGCATTTGGGCGCTTCACGAAAGAGATTGAGTAGAAGAAATTCACCTTCACATCAAGACATCAAAGCCTTTGCCGAAAAAATCTCAGCACTTACAGGCTACTATTTACTTGATGAGCAAGTTGAAAGCAGAGTTGTTCTATTGTCTCGACGCAAACAAATTGAGAAAATCTAG
- a CDS encoding TIGR04013 family B12-binding domain/radical SAM domain-containing protein: MVFRFHKNTRYSIAALLGAVETDSRLQNVRLVAPPELDLESISETIEDGLTVIAYSILSTDIRRVQKEVQLVRKRFGDSVIMIAGGAHTSARPVEVLEYGFDFVIIGEGEKAFCDLLDCLIHDNEVDDIPGVISDEMNNPPVPKDLPKVDLDGYPPFALKMNVVGPIEVTRGCPYRCKFCSTPFLSGGRVRHRSIETIVGWLEKAVNKRGFDRIWFLSPNALCYGGPGRRVDTGKLETLLQKSTAIDGLEEVYFGSFPSEVRPEFVDSDILNMLRRYVANETLQIGLQSGSDDVLRKCNRQHTVSEGLEAIHTALDCDFIPHVDMIFGLPGERQPDVHSSLDVCHRIVNMGGRIHAHVFMPLPGSAFEHMPPGELDSDIKAELGELARKGVLTGSWYQQEEIAQRLARLN, translated from the coding sequence TTGGTCTTCAGATTTCACAAGAATACTAGGTATAGCATTGCAGCTTTGTTGGGAGCAGTTGAAACCGATTCTCGATTACAGAATGTCAGGTTGGTAGCACCACCTGAACTCGATTTGGAGTCTATTTCCGAGACAATTGAAGATGGACTGACAGTCATTGCCTATTCCATATTGAGTACTGATATACGGAGAGTACAAAAAGAGGTTCAACTGGTCCGAAAACGCTTTGGTGACTCCGTGATCATGATTGCAGGTGGAGCACACACATCTGCAAGACCTGTAGAAGTTTTGGAGTATGGGTTCGATTTCGTTATCATTGGCGAAGGGGAGAAAGCTTTCTGTGACCTTCTTGATTGCTTGATACATGATAATGAAGTAGATGACATTCCTGGTGTCATTTCTGATGAAATGAACAATCCGCCAGTACCCAAGGACCTCCCCAAGGTGGACCTTGATGGGTATCCGCCCTTCGCACTAAAAATGAACGTAGTGGGGCCTATTGAAGTAACACGCGGCTGTCCCTACAGATGCAAGTTCTGCAGTACACCTTTCCTAAGTGGTGGGCGCGTTCGTCATAGGTCAATAGAAACCATTGTCGGCTGGTTAGAAAAAGCTGTTAATAAACGGGGATTCGACCGTATCTGGTTTCTTTCACCGAATGCACTCTGTTACGGGGGGCCAGGGCGTCGCGTAGATACTGGAAAGCTGGAGACGCTTCTTCAGAAATCTACGGCGATTGATGGCCTTGAAGAAGTCTATTTCGGCTCTTTTCCCTCGGAAGTCCGTCCCGAGTTTGTCGATTCGGATATTCTAAACATGCTACGAAGATACGTCGCAAACGAAACGCTTCAAATCGGATTACAGTCGGGTAGTGATGATGTACTTCGGAAATGCAATAGACAGCACACAGTATCTGAGGGGCTAGAAGCGATTCATACAGCTCTTGATTGTGATTTTATTCCACATGTGGACATGATTTTTGGATTGCCGGGTGAACGCCAACCTGATGTGCATAGTAGCCTTGATGTTTGCCATAGGATCGTGAATATGGGTGGTAGAATCCACGCTCATGTTTTCATGCCACTACCGGGTAGCGCATTTGAACACATGCCTCCAGGTGAATTGGATTCAGATATTAAGGCAGAACTTGGAGAACTTGCTCGAAAGGGTGTACTTACTGGCTCATGGTATCAGCAAGAAGAGATTGCGCAACGCCTTGCACGTCTGAACTAA
- a CDS encoding proteasome subunit beta encodes MSLPTGATVVGMKCKDGAVIATDSLISWGTMVLTDKGIKAFKLTDTIVLASAGLTSDYQMLVNRIKAQIRLYEMDQKKPITVKALAKMIANTLYRRKLSPLFVQTIVVGVDDDGPSLYRLDMGGSLLEENYAATGSGVQTAYGVLENEYSEDVTVKEAEEIATQSVQAGIERDVQSGGKIHIMTVTEDGVKEHVVE; translated from the coding sequence ATGTCGCTTCCAACTGGTGCCACTGTTGTTGGCATGAAATGTAAAGATGGTGCAGTTATCGCTACAGATTCCCTAATTAGCTGGGGGACCATGGTGCTTACTGACAAAGGAATCAAGGCCTTCAAGCTGACCGATACTATAGTACTTGCATCAGCAGGTCTTACCTCTGATTATCAGATGCTGGTCAACAGAATCAAGGCTCAAATCCGATTGTATGAAATGGATCAGAAGAAGCCAATTACAGTAAAAGCACTGGCGAAGATGATTGCTAATACCCTCTATCGCCGGAAACTAAGCCCACTTTTTGTACAGACGATTGTTGTAGGTGTTGACGATGATGGTCCATCTCTCTATAGACTTGATATGGGTGGTTCTCTTCTTGAAGAGAACTATGCTGCAACAGGAAGCGGTGTTCAAACTGCTTACGGTGTACTTGAGAACGAGTACAGTGAGGATGTTACCGTAAAAGAAGCCGAGGAAATTGCAACTCAGTCAGTTCAAGCTGGAATTGAGCGAGATGTACAGTCTGGCGGCAAGATTCACATCATGACCGTAACTGAAGACGGTGTAAAAGAACACGTTGTAGAATAA